From Streptomyces sp. CMB-StM0423, a single genomic window includes:
- a CDS encoding sec-independent translocase — protein MFFDIGPLELIALIILATIVFGPDKLPKVIQDTMRFIRKVREFSDTAKEDIRKELGPEFKDFEFEDLNPKNFAKKHLLDNDDLGLKEIRNGFDLKKEVAEVGEAARTVGDIDDDGAAGGKRLSLTKDSGGGKDAKSDAAGEAKGTATAERPPYDADAT, from the coding sequence GTGTTCTTCGACATAGGACCCCTCGAGCTGATCGCTCTCATCATCCTGGCCACGATCGTCTTCGGCCCCGACAAGCTGCCCAAGGTCATCCAGGACACCATGCGGTTCATCCGCAAGGTCCGGGAGTTCTCCGACACGGCCAAGGAGGACATCCGCAAGGAGCTGGGCCCGGAGTTCAAGGACTTCGAGTTCGAGGACCTGAACCCGAAGAACTTCGCCAAGAAGCACCTCCTCGACAACGACGACCTGGGTCTGAAGGAGATCCGCAACGGCTTCGACCTCAAGAAGGAGGTCGCCGAGGTCGGCGAGGCGGCGCGCACCGTGGGGGACATCGACGATGACGGTGCCGCGGGCGGCAAGCGGCTGAGCCTGACGAAGGACAGCGGCGGCGGCAAGGACGCCAAGAGTGACGCCGCAGGTGAGGCCAAGGGCACGGCCACCGCCGAGCGCCCGCCGTACGACGCGGACGCCACCTGA
- a CDS encoding trypsin-like peptidase domain-containing protein, with protein MAGARAGRAALPEHDERDTPGTPPEPADAPQSAAEPPRPATTPAGDRVAASGREDPAKTPDDAAAPAGSAGRSDDTAALRTGTPEWSGDADGFGPAPSDASHREVADRPPAAAAGPREGVEDDDTTQLAVISDSDAGPSGDVPGPRRSPADAPVPPAAAAAGGAAPAGTRHPGPQGGHPGHPGAPGGPGPQPRPRAPYGPGAQAPVPGATPPGGVPPGEYGPQGSGRPPGAHPPTASGMPGPGGAPGFEGPGRPPGGPGAPAPFGAYPQGGQWQRYDPWAPAHAAHAPERRKGRMATLVGALVIALVAGGIGGAIGSYIERNGTPGQLELDQSSAADDDGGKRPPGSVAGIARSALPGVVTLRVSGVAEQSTGTGFVLDKRGHILTNNHVVQPAEEGGDITVTFSGGESKSAEVVGGDAGYDLAVVRVKGVSGLKPLPLGNSRSVAVGDPVVAIGAPYDLPNTVTSGIISAKERPITAGGEQGDGSDISYVNALQTDAPINPGNSGGPLLDLEGRVIGINSAIRAADNGSGEPQTEQGGSIGLGFAIPVNKGKDVAEELINTGKATHPVIGVTLNMQYTGDGAQVGTSAEEGGTEPVTPGGPADSAGIEPGDVITGVDGEAVHNGEELIVKIRSRSPGEDLSLTVERDGEELTVDVTLGEGDSSD; from the coding sequence GTGGCGGGCGCCCGCGCAGGCAGAGCCGCCCTGCCGGAGCACGACGAACGGGACACCCCCGGGACACCGCCGGAGCCCGCAGACGCCCCGCAGAGCGCCGCGGAGCCCCCGCGGCCGGCCACCACCCCGGCCGGTGACCGCGTGGCCGCCTCCGGCCGGGAGGACCCCGCGAAGACACCGGACGACGCCGCGGCGCCGGCGGGCTCCGCCGGGCGGTCCGACGACACTGCCGCGTTGCGGACGGGCACTCCCGAGTGGTCCGGCGACGCGGACGGCTTCGGCCCCGCGCCTTCGGACGCATCGCACCGCGAGGTGGCCGACCGGCCGCCCGCCGCTGCCGCCGGGCCACGCGAGGGCGTAGAGGACGACGACACCACACAGCTCGCCGTCATCTCCGACTCCGACGCCGGGCCCTCCGGGGATGTCCCGGGCCCGCGGCGGTCTCCGGCCGACGCGCCCGTGCCACCCGCCGCCGCGGCGGCCGGTGGCGCCGCACCCGCCGGAACCCGCCACCCGGGCCCGCAGGGCGGCCACCCCGGCCACCCCGGTGCGCCCGGCGGCCCCGGGCCGCAGCCCCGGCCCCGCGCACCGTACGGGCCCGGCGCCCAGGCCCCCGTACCCGGCGCGACACCGCCCGGCGGCGTACCCCCGGGCGAGTACGGCCCGCAGGGCTCCGGGCGGCCCCCCGGCGCCCACCCGCCCACGGCGTCCGGCATGCCGGGACCCGGCGGCGCCCCCGGGTTCGAAGGGCCCGGGCGGCCCCCCGGCGGGCCCGGCGCGCCCGCACCGTTCGGCGCCTACCCGCAGGGCGGTCAGTGGCAGCGCTACGACCCCTGGGCGCCCGCGCACGCGGCACACGCGCCCGAGCGGCGCAAGGGGCGCATGGCGACCCTCGTCGGCGCGCTCGTCATCGCGCTCGTCGCCGGCGGCATCGGCGGCGCCATCGGCAGCTACATCGAGCGCAACGGCACCCCCGGCCAGCTCGAACTCGACCAGTCCTCCGCTGCCGACGACGACGGCGGCAAGCGCCCGCCCGGCAGCGTCGCCGGGATCGCCAGGTCCGCGCTGCCCGGGGTCGTGACGCTGCGCGTGAGCGGCGTCGCCGAGCAGAGCACCGGCACCGGCTTCGTCCTCGACAAGCGCGGGCACATCCTCACCAACAACCACGTCGTGCAGCCCGCCGAGGAGGGCGGCGACATAACGGTGACGTTCAGCGGCGGCGAGTCCAAGTCCGCCGAGGTCGTCGGCGGCGACGCCGGTTACGACCTGGCCGTCGTACGCGTCAAGGGTGTTTCGGGGCTGAAGCCGCTGCCCCTCGGCAACTCCCGCTCCGTCGCCGTCGGCGACCCCGTCGTCGCCATCGGCGCCCCGTACGACCTGCCCAACACCGTCACCTCCGGGATCATCAGCGCCAAGGAGCGCCCCATCACCGCGGGCGGCGAGCAGGGCGACGGCAGCGACATCTCGTACGTCAACGCCCTGCAGACCGACGCCCCCATCAACCCCGGCAACTCCGGCGGCCCGCTGCTCGACCTCGAAGGCCGCGTGATCGGCATCAACAGCGCCATCCGCGCCGCCGACAACGGCAGCGGCGAGCCGCAGACCGAGCAGGGCGGCAGCATCGGCCTGGGCTTCGCCATACCGGTCAACAAGGGCAAGGACGTCGCCGAGGAGCTGATCAACACCGGCAAGGCCACGCACCCCGTCATCGGCGTGACGCTCAACATGCAGTACACCGGCGACGGCGCCCAGGTCGGCACCTCCGCGGAGGAAGGCGGCACCGAGCCGGTCACCCCGGGCGGCCCCGCCGACAGCGCGGGCATCGAGCCGGGGGACGTCATCACCGGCGTCGACGGCGAAGCCGTGCACAACGGCGAGGAGTTGATCGTCAAGATCCGCAGCCGCAGCCCCGGCGAGGACCTGAGCCTGACCGTCGAGCGCGACGGCGAGGAGCTGACCGTCGACGTCACCCTCGGCGAGGGCGACTCCTCCGACTGA